Sequence from the Mytilus galloprovincialis chromosome 10, xbMytGall1.hap1.1, whole genome shotgun sequence genome:
GAAGCTTCTTCAATCACGATCAAAAACCAAACTTCCGGTACATTAATACGTCACGCGCTGTTATGTACGTGGATATGTTTGGAACACATGGCGTTCAGGGAAAATGGTAAATTTGAACGCATCATGTTCGACACCAGAACGCTTTTACAAGAGCAACGTTTTCATGAGCATTTACGCAtttacattgttaaaaaaaataccttaagAACTTAAGTCGTTTAGAAAAAGattcatattaaaaatcaatcatttGCACGCTTATAAATACGCTCttgtaaaatgtttcatttttttttaccaaactataATTTGCTTATATGCCGATAcagctaaaatacatttatcgtCAAATCATAGTACGAATCACCCTTATTCATCGTCTGTTTGACTCTGAaatgatgaatttttttttcactccCCATTACAATATAAGAACATTTTTAGTGTTCAATTTAGAACACTTGTCTTGAATATGTGCGTTAAAAGACTGAACACAATGTGTTATATTCTTTAACGCTGGCGTTCAATGTGGAACACTAATGTTAATAACTGAACATATTGTGTTTAAAATTGGAACGCGTCCAGACGCGTCAGGCGTCTGCAATATTTGCAGTGTACACGCATGAGTAAATGACTTACGACATCTAGTGACAAAGCTTCCTGTCTGTTACATGCACGAGAAAATGACCCTACGACATCTACCGACAAGGTGCCTGTCTGTTACATGCAGGAGTAAATGACTTACGACAACTACCGACAGGGTTACTGTCTGCTACATGCATGAGTAAATGACTTACGACATCTACCAACAAGTTTCCTGTCTATTTCATGTATGATAAAATGACATACGACATCTACCGACAAGTTTCCTTTCTGTTACATGCACGACAAAATTACGACATCTACTGATAAGGTCCATGTCTGATACATGCACGAGAAAATGACTTACGACATCTACCGACAAGGTTCCTGTCTTTTATATGCACGAGAAAATGACTTACGACAGCTGCCGAGAAGGTTCCTGTCGTCACGGTCACATGCGCCCTGATGATATTGCCGTCCAAATCTTTCGGTTAACACAGTTTCTAAGTGATGAATTTGAAAACGcttcacacagtatagctgacttgtatataaaccctgaaatccggcaaatttcagaaatccttatgtAGTTCCtgataaatattcatgacacGGACGTACTGACGTATGGATGGACTGATGAATGGGTGgactgacagacggacgaacagaggtAAAGCAGTATACCCACACTTTTTAttaaagcaggggtataaaaacaatattttcttaattttgctcACGATACTGTTCCCTAAAAAAGCgtctgtccaagttttgtaaatttcgattttttttacaggtatgTGATTTTGCATTTTGCATTTTTACATGTAACCATGAAATGAACCTAAAATTTTGACACCGACACCGGCGGAATAGAAGGTCGCTAGAAGTTTCGAACATGTTGGAAGATATAAAAGAACGTTTTCcttcaaaaaacataaaaaacgaCAGAAATCCATGACGACAAGTAACCTCAAACAAAATAATATTCCTAAGAACCATGACCAGTAAAGGGTCAAAGTAATAAAAGGATAGCAATGAGTGTAGTAGAAAGAGGACCATATATGACCAAACCCAATTCATGTAGAAACACACACAAGTACTGAAAATCCAGCCATGaatttataatatttcaaatttatataatatatttaacaaatacaTTTATTCATTGACGAAtcaaaaattacagaaaaaatattttttcttgttaCTGTCGCTGTTTGAATCTTTTCTTGATATAGTAAAAAGAAAGTTAACTTAAATTATTAGTTATAGTTATCACTGTCTGTTTCACAAATATCCAACGCATTGTATGTTTGTAAATGAATGCATGGATCAACCTCTAAATGCTGATGAATTGAATCCGTAGAAATTGACTCGTTTTGAATATTTTCCGTTGTCTCTAAGATCTGGTAGCGGTTCCTCGTGGGAGCTGTGATATCTGAAAAATATCAAACAGTCAGTATGTTATGATTTTAATTGTCTTTCTTGGGTTCGATATGCATATGATTAGGTTGCTATATACATAAGTCTATGTTACAATAATGTATAGCGAGAagatcaagataaaaaaaaaacaacagactaaCTATTGAACATATACATATGCAATCAAATTTTTCATATAACATCTCAGATTGAGTGGAGCTATACTGTTTACTCctgtctgtttgttcgtccgtcccaTACATTCAGATGCGGGTATATAATGGTCAAAGGCAATTGATTTAAGTAATGATCATCGGAACTGATATTCCCCATACCCCTAAAGTGGTTTACATATGATTTTATGTAGGAATAAAGGTACCTTTGTTGAGTTCCAGCCTTGCCTGACAGCTTTAGTTTGTATAACACTGACGAGTTTTCCCACTCCCCAACACAAGGTTCTGGTATCTCCCGAACAACAGATTCGCTGACTGTCTCTTGGTGTGTTTTGTCGTATTCACATATATTCATTTCTGTTTTCACCGAGTCCATAAATACTCCAATTTTATCTGGAACTGTGGGTCTATGAAATATTCTTTGTGGATGCAGAACTTCCTTTTTATCTGCTATCTCTTGCAATTTGAGTAACGACAAATAATCTTCTTGCAAATGGTCGTCTGGTTGGTGTAGAGAAGATGGTAGTCTATAGTTGTATATAGAAGACAATACAAAAGGAAAATTCTGATTGAAGTCATCAACTCGAAAACATGAATGTCTGACTTCATTATCATTAATTTCTAGATGGTCATCTTTCGTCGGATCCTCGTGTTGGGTTGTTTTAGAACACTGGGTCCGGTTAATGTTGAATAACTGTATTTCTGTGTTTTCTTTACTGGCTTGATATTTGCCAGGAAGGAGAATTTGGTACCGAGATTTTTCATACAGTTTACCTCTTGTTGTTTCA
This genomic interval carries:
- the LOC143047216 gene encoding uncharacterized protein LOC143047216 isoform X2, producing the protein MNIKMRPATEYSPPDRPCPRWGEQDDIEHGRNYRTTDGYSKFRSNFAACHELPVEHEVKSLKGFAYPKPFEVDMRSRMKDLPAPTRRVERGEHLEMFPKNDPSRQDRLGEHRLSEATRNSLETTRGKLYEKSRYQILLPGKYQASKENTEIQLFNINRTQCSKTTQHEDPTKDDHLEINDNEVRHSCFRVDDFNQNFPFVLSSIYNYRLPSSLHQPDDHLQEDYLSLLKLQEIADKKEVLHPQRIFHRPTVPDKIGVFMDSVKTEMNICEYDKTHQETVSESVVREIPEPCVGEWENSSVLYKLKLSGKAGTQQRYHSSHEEPLPDLRDNGKYSKRVNFYGFNSSAFRG
- the LOC143047216 gene encoding uncharacterized protein LOC143047216 isoform X1, with the protein product MTFESKMRPATEYSPPDRPCPRWGEQDDIEHGRNYRTTDGYSKFRSNFAACHELPVEHEVKSLKGFAYPKPFEVDMRSRMKDLPAPTRRVERGEHLEMFPKNDPSRQDRLGEHRLSEATRNSLETTRGKLYEKSRYQILLPGKYQASKENTEIQLFNINRTQCSKTTQHEDPTKDDHLEINDNEVRHSCFRVDDFNQNFPFVLSSIYNYRLPSSLHQPDDHLQEDYLSLLKLQEIADKKEVLHPQRIFHRPTVPDKIGVFMDSVKTEMNICEYDKTHQETVSESVVREIPEPCVGEWENSSVLYKLKLSGKAGTQQRYHSSHEEPLPDLRDNGKYSKRVNFYGFNSSAFRG